The Microplitis demolitor isolate Queensland-Clemson2020A chromosome 9, iyMicDemo2.1a, whole genome shotgun sequence genomic sequence gatgtacagaaaaaaattattttttttacaagcatgatttattattatttaatatttcatatttactatacttttGGCTATATTGTGGATTGTACTGctgttatgaaaaatatatatactaatttattatatatttaaatttaatacagcaaaaattattatttatttatatataagtatatgtatttataaatttagtttctTGTGCTAATTACGgcagaatttttaattctttgaagATTATTTAACAGTCTgcattcaattatatttatatatatttatatcatacaATATAATGGTgccaaaatatatttttttagtttaacctcaaaaatttaattttatcaaaaaaatttccggtgaaatttttattctagagGGCGTTCATTGATTTCTTTGTTCTGTTAACAGAtaaaccaataactttttttaaatagatttgtaaataattatatcgtTTATCaaaactattgaatttattgacagttttattttatttattagttggCTATTGGCCCTAATGGTCCACATGcctaaattttcttaaataagaTTCTATTAGTCttcagttaaattattaagacactgcaaaattttctgattaaaaactccgattaaatttaaatccgaTTGGAAAATTTCAATCGCATTCAATAGgaaaataattggaaaaaaaatattgttcgcTGATAGAAtctaattgaaaattttctatcggatttaattagaaaataatcgaaaaataaatttattattttccgaatagatctgattcaaattttccaattGGAATTAAtcagaaaacaataaatactatttccaATTAATTCcgattgaaattcaatcgaaTACTTGGAACGCTTCGGAgaaattctaattaaatttttgttcccGACTGAATCTGATTCGGTTTTAATCGGAGTTTGTTATCAGGCTAAACAATGCGAtacaataaaacattaaactgattgttttaattttaattataaatatcactTGCAAAATATCGagttctttaattaaataattttttttttttagtcaaaactcatattttttattaatacattttCCCATAATTTGAGGTTAGAATTATTATGAaacaataattactaatttgaaaaatcttaCTGTTTCCTATTTTTCACATATAATTTAGACATAATTTGAACGTTTTGTAGTCAAGAATTTCTTccaattacatatttaaaaaatatatattaacgttaatgaactttttataaatgGTGGCGATCTATGATTTAAATACCAACTTATATTTTGAGGCAAgtgttatttaatgaaaatcccactcataaaaatatatactttgaCACCATAtatttgctattttttttttataaattaaatttaacaataattaataagcatcagcttttaaattataaaaagtagaCAGTAAGGAAGATtagaatttcatttatttatttttttataaatatttaaaacttattaattaatgccTCATATATTTGTCATGTTTCgcatcaatttaataaacaacttAATTATTTCTCGGGAACTCTAactatttctaattttattaatccgAATCTAATAAGTGCTTACTTtcactttgtaaaaaaaaaaaaaactgaattctAGTTTGAGCTCTCGGAAAAaatactcatatataatcatataaatatatcatcatatttaaatatttttccagaATTTCAATatctatttactattttaattatttggtcCCACAAAAAATTCCACGATCTAAATAAAGATTTCTAATTAGGACAGGTtcagttcttttttttaaaaccccgATCACTAATTAGAGTAAAAGTACCATTTGGTTCCactacttaattttttagacatttaccaatgaagctgaagctagcggccgtaataagtagcgaccagaatttttttccgtggccgctacttattacggcCGCTAGCTCTAGcttcatatatttactattttatataaattaataacaaaagtacacagaaaaaaataaattacttgccgtattaattttttttattataaattgagccaagaaaaaacttcgtgtatttttttcaagtctatgtctaaaaacaaattttattctaatccGTTGATTAAAGTTTCTCTGaacgcattaaaaaaattaattgtcactGCGCAcacaagtaaattttttaaatttttgagtggccaaaaaacggtacctctaccctgttatttaacattttaaaaataatatacttgAGTTTGAATTTGAACATGACCGAGGAATATTCGTGAGGTTCTATAGGaatgtggaaaaattttacttaataaagcAGACTTATATtccatcaataaaaattgtacgtgtatgtgataaatttaatgtaaaatttaaaaaaaaaagtttgtatgtataaacagaaaaaaaaaaattatcagacaaTTCAAGTGATAGTAGAGTTCCTGGAAAGTTTCCACATGAcgataaacgttttttttttgtaatatgctttcgaattattatcattatttattcatttatgttttattcttcatttattttttttctttcactaaTTCGCATACTCGTTAGTTACAAAACCACATGGTCACTCATTCGAGCTTCGTTCGATATTACTTtacttaaaacaaaaaactttCTATACCGACACTTACTTACTAACTtaataagaaacaaaaaagaagtaattgataattatatacattaaaaaaatattaccccatatttaaatgtaagttagcatcgtaatttaaaaaaattaacgagtATTAACTATCACGGTTGGGATGCTTGGCAAGAAATCTTCGAGGCCATGGCAATGGCCAGTCATATTGTCTTGGTACAGTTGCaccaacatttttttcaaagtatctAAACAATGGGAACCACCATAATCgtgccaaaaaattatttggtccATATTGCtgcaattcaaatattttttattaattcatatacttaaatatatattaattcatatttttattaataattaaaacgacCGGTAGCTTAAAAAACTAGTATTGTTCTGAAACAATCTAACCCTAACCTCAAAATTTACTCAAACAAtggtaatattattaattgtatatttaatattatgtaatattatataatatattgtataatattattaattgtatatttatcataattaaatgaaggtttagtaaaaattaatgatttcaTTCATAACCGGACTTGAAAACATCTTATTGGTTTAGTCGTAACAATTTTCTAACCAAAGTCtagagttgaaaaaatttgtttcaaattcaaatactaGCCAGGCTTAGATTTGACATAGCTCGTAGTGGGGGTAAATATTGAGGAGAAGTTCCGAGTTAATGAAATTCgttatacaataattataaattaattataattataaataaataaaaaatgatgttaTTAATACCTTCAATTGCGCGTTATTTGCTAATGTGTGATAAATATACCACAATCGTGTTGTAACCCAATATGCAATAATAACGTCAACGGTGTAATGACAGTGTGCTATTAACACCATAATAACACCAAGAAATGCTGTTATTCCAGCGATCCAGTGTATTGGTTGACATCTTTTTGGTGAGTctataaatagaaatatagataaatataattgtatagatatgtatagttattttatcaaaagatAACACTTACATTCTTTGATAATCAGGTAAGAAAGTACAAGAACAACAGTATGAccgctaaaaataaaatcaccgCAGTAAGTATGCTTGCCGTTTATCGACAATCCAAAACCTGATATCAGTTGGAGTACACGTTTAGTTATAATAAGCGGTGTTGTATGATTTAATTTAGGACTACAGTAATATGTTTTACTAGACATTGGCAGGACTGtcacataaaatgttatactTCTCATCATATACAATAGAcccattaatataaatattcgtCTCACAACTATAAAcctagaaaatattattattattattattattattattattattattatatttatttacaatattcaaaaactggcaacattttaatattaataataaagtaatctttgaatttgaattcataaattattaagttttacgaaactattttttactagatttcatagaaattcAACTTTTGCATTTGTTTTTGTGACGTAACTTGGATAAAAGTtttccataatattttaatattatccgACTCTACCATCTCTATACTTCTATACTTCACCGTTTATCTTACGGCTTTAAAgaatttatctatattttgAAACTTCACCATCTCTGTACTTCTATACTTCACCGTCTCTATACTTTGATAGTTTACCGTCTTTATACTTCTATACTTCACCGTGCCTATACTTCTATACTTCACCGACTTTATACTTACATAGTTTACCGTCTTTATTCGCTATGAGTGTGACTGCagcgccagacaaaatatgaactacgggaggctgtcagagtatgtttttatacgtatgtcaatagcaagaaacataaaaataaataaatattataaataatagtaaaaaaaaaagttgtaaaaaatatgtgacagttttatagtaattgcagttttgttttttagctaaacgaatcaacaataagtaagtataatgataaaaaataaaaaagaatgcagtaagcatttaggttaagttgtttgaaattcatatcaaagtcaaaatatgatattgaggaaaaaatcaaaatgaaaaataaataattaaatgataacaaaataaatactttcacgTGTGCTTGCTTACAATTTCAGTAATCATAGCCTCCCGTAACTCCGAAAGTAACCACTGCAAACGCTTCAGTCAATTTGATTTCCCCTACCATGGCTTCACTCAGAGCGAATACTTTTATACTTCACCGTGTCTATACTTCATCGTCTCTATACTTCTATAGTTTACcgtatttatacttatatactTCACCGATTTTATACTTCTATAGTTTACCGTCTTTATACTTCTATACTTTACCGTATCTATACTTGTATCCTTCACCGTTTCTATACTTCTATACTTCATTGTCCATCTTAcggctttaaataaattaatattttctaatagTACACTACATTctaaaacttattattattattattattattattattattattattattattattattattattattattattattattattattattattgttgttattgttgttgttaaagtaaaatttcaaattaaattaactgaaATCGATAATTCTAAAATAGGccaaacaaatatttacattatgcTTATGCTTATAACTTTTCTATGTTATCCATCATtctaagtaaacaaaaaaaaatctacaaataCCCAACTAGGTCATACAGTAATTTAACCTTAATCTTTATACaagtcgataaatttaaatattattgtcaattagataaaaaaaactctgtcaatattgatatcaattactttcaaatttacaatcagaactataaattaaaattaagaaccGAATAATTACTAGACCAAGTATTTATGCCGACAAAGTTATCAAAACTCGAGGAATTTATACAACAAAGTTTCAAAAGTAAACCAGTAAATAGAAATCAATAAACAATCAGCGCAACTTTTTGTTCAATACAATATTTGCCCGcgaaattcaaacaaaaaattttctaacctCTTTACTGTTAATTACtcaaacaaagaatttaacctaacaatttttttgttttgttcgAATGTAGCAGACCCGAGacattttctaaattttaaataaataaataaataaaaataataaaatttaaaaaaatgcacgtacGATTTTTCTCAGATCTAATTaggcattttaaaatttttattctattaatttattcaaaaatttaaaaaattcccactCACtagttacattcacactcatgttttcataaataataaacgtataaaatatataaaaaatagttacctATGCTTATGAAATATTACTAATAACGCAGCAGAAttagatataataataattaaaatttccgaGACATCAAGTGCCCAATTTTGTGCTTCAATATTATCTAGTACAATATCTGGTAATGGATCAACACTACGATCCGGTACACGTTCATGTAACATTGCAAGTGATGTTGTTgttagtataaaattaaaaaccataaataaaaatgctgaaaaaataaaaacaatgataaatataagtaattaattatttatttatttatttagcaataaataaattaccaaataCAGTTTTCCATTTTTCTTTTGGAAAACGCGGCTCTTCTCTCAGAGGCGGTGGTATATCAATTTTGACAATACCACTACCATTTTGAATACCACTGGTATGACGTGTATGACTTATATTATCTATTTTGTCATTATCATCTTCATAGTAGTCAGCACTAGAACCAACGGCACCCCAACGGTCTTTACTTTTAGCTGGTGCTCCTGGTAGAAGCGGTTGTCGCTGATAAACGTCACTCGACTGTGCCATTCCACTGGTACTTCCATCAACTGCAACTTCAATGTCCCTATCGTGATTCTGCTCACTGTTACTACTTAATGGTCGATCAAAACTACCGTAATCACTGTGTAGACTCGTTGCTTTATGGTCCAATACCATCCTGTAACAAAAAAGaacaaattatcattattattttttttattacgtcatacagttaattaatttgtaattattcgtaaattatatacattttcaaAGCTTTAATTGAGGAAACCGCTGACTGAAAAGcgataaatatgttaaaattttttaaattattctctagattattttattatttaaaaaaatatgttattgcTCATAAATCTTGAAAGCCTCtagtatttttacttaaaaataataaagataattacGTTTTTCTTCGactaaaaagaaatttctacGGAAAACAAAATGgccgttaaaattaaaaatggcggataattttaaaaatatggcGGGAAATGTTTTAACCTTGAAAATGgaattcaaaataacttttttgcgcaatagaattattttgatCGCAAGCGGAAGTCTATAGTTATTTCTAGAGGAAAAGCGAACCGGaagttaaattcaattatcgattcaatcaatttaaaattagcgctaaatttaaactaattatcgtacgataataaatagatatataataaaatacgcgggaaaatatttactttgaatattcaaataaatatttagacgTTTTATGCTTGCGGTTAATTTTCACAGTCTAAAGTTAGCGGTTTccttgatttaaaataattatttaccaaGTATGTGGACATGCACATTGTTGTGGACAACACATGGTCTTTATTTCTATacactcattatttttattatttttattatatcttattttgcAGGCGAATTTATGAACAGGAGTTAAATATACTTTTGTCCTCATGGTTATTTCGTAACTAACTTTTACAAAACTAATTTACGTATTATATAGAATGttagtattataattatttttttctttaaacctgtttttatcaattttaaactttaaattatacgAATGTTATCAGCTTGGGCACTGCGTATAGCAAATGTGAGTCAACTTTTATTCGAAAGATAGGAAACCGCacttaatagtaaaaaattatttttaaaaatgttttcgctgttttatattttttccttaataaaattttacgcgAACGCAATATTTTTGTTGGGtaaaggtaaaaaattatgtaataattataacggCGTAACGACTAAGACAGTCATGGATGTTGTAATGTCTAtttaaaagtagaaaaattaaataatgctgGTAATTCACGTCTGGTTAaacgaataatattttattttacgaatGACAATTGATACTCAttactcataaataatatacacacatatgtaGATACGTATTAGTGTAAACTGTCATTTatgagataatatatatagagaattaaaaaaaaatatttataacttatttttacagATGGTTAATACAAATACTTATACTCTaggacaaattattaatagtcaaggatttattgaaataataattactttattattagttatttttgatgacattttgaatatttcaatGTCAGTGTTATAATTTAACCATATATTCAACAGCGACAGagaatttactatttttaaataaatttaaatataagcgttaattttttatccgcCTTACAGCAGTACTTCCTTATCGtcttcaaatattttgaaagtatttctAATTTGAGTGCCCATCTTACGGCGAGTCACAATTTTATGCCATTTTACATATTGATGTCTTCCATcttacaacaaaaaatattttaagagcattattaaatagtaattaaatttttactagcCATCTTATGGCAtttaattgttcaaaaatacattttcaatCTTTATAATCCATCTAAcagcaaataatttatcaaaatacattaaaaatttccccgattcttgaaaattttataatccatCTTACAGCAACGGAATAATCGAATCTCAACTCAAGTATCCATCTTGCGACAGATTATATTTACATCAATGTATGTACCTTTATTTTCCATCTTacagcaataatattttagaagACTTGTTAAACACACTTTACACATTTACCACCCATCTTACGGCACTAAACTAGTCGGTAAGGCAGTCAAAATCCATCTTACGACAATAAAATAGTCGATACGGTGATCAGAATCCATCTTacgacaaaaatatttttttctattcggCTAACAGAATTTTGTTGTACTTCTCAAACTTTAATCGTCCATATTACgacatcaaaaaaattcaaattatcgcgcttaaaaataagtaaaaaaaaaaattccctcgtcttaataattcaaaagaaaacCTGACTCATAACTACTTGAAGCGTCAAGTgtctgaattaaataaaacagtaattttaatatattcccGGGTGTGTCTTTGCatcgtaataattattatcattatcatttaaataactcaaattacagtgctatcaataaaaaataacaaatataaatttcaaccTAGATTATGATAGCAAAAAACCGTGAAATCGATCTACTTACGGATCAGCCACCAAGATTGCCTGTTCACGTTGcatgtttacatatatatatatgtacgtatatataaataaataaaacagatACTGTCACAAAACTATCCACCCATTTGTTCACATGTATCACAgcatttacatatataattgcaacaatatataaatacagtaGTCATTACTCATagtactttaatttaaacgttttaaaaataacgccCATCACACGAAACAAACTCAACCGTTTatcttaagaaaaaataattttacgtaAAACTTGTAgtcataataacaataaatttgaatttacaaaGAATGTCAAGATCAAGTGAAAGGACAAAACAAGGTCTTTATCACtgaataacaaatatatacacgATCATGATCCACAATCTACACGTTAAACTCCAATCGTATTTTTatccattgaattttttactccGCAAAATATTCTAGTCTCAACTGCAAGATAAAGACTCCAGCCCGTACAAGACTTAACTGAAGACTAGTATAGTAGTCGCCGATGTCGACGTCGATGATGCGAAATGCGATGGATAAGGCAACTTTATAAGTCATTAAGTACAACAACTGTACAGTTAAGgcttataaaaagtttttaatactCTCGGTATAGAAAATAGATCAGAGTATCAGTACTCTGAGTATGAGGATTAACCGCGGTCACTACGCTTCGTAATATTTCAAACAACTAAACCGAGAAATACTCAACAACTAAACGTACTCATGGCTCCTTATGAgtacacatttatttttatgtacgtACTGCCTTATCATTCAATACAATCAAGCTTCTCATGCTTAAGGTCTTACGACATCAAAacttacatatatgtatatatattacaaatacaAATATCTATAGAAAATCTATAAACGTAAACGGTCAGAGCTAATTTTGATTGCGTTATCGTTTATTTAAGCTATCGTACAATCATCGAATTACCCCCACTTTTTATTTACGTGTTGggtctatatataaatatatattgaatggTTTATAAATACAACAACTATTACTACTTATTTAATCGTGTTttggtattaatttttacactcGGTGATTTAATTATGTTAAGGCCGTACAGTTTCATTTAAAAGTGAATGCTCGGTATTAATTGACagctgatatatatataatttaatttaaaattcccgcGGTTtagaatttcatttaattttgtttagttgattttatttattaagaaaaatacaggcgataatttatagtttttattttttttgtttactggagtgaaaaaaataaaaacttaattagCTTCGATGTAACAGTAAAAAGAATGataattagattttaattcctgtcattaaaaatgtttttaattttacttgatattttactagtttaattaaattttgattaaattttttttttattaattataactgcGTTAATACGCGagtataattagtaaattaatgtataattaaatgtacTTTGATTTGAATTACTCTTCCGGCAGCtggatttaatttttcaaatttttgttatcgtGGTTTAATGCGGCAATCTTATCTGTCCTAAATCTTATTgattttgataattgtaatcATGGAATAACTGAAAAAACGGATGTAGAGGCCGTTATTTTCTCGTGACTTTGTTTGTTAAATTTCTcaaggtaaaaaataattaaattttgaatttactaaCGATATCcgtaataaatgtttaaaaaactgtatttaatctgaaaatattttaaatttttatgttaaaaattgtAGAGTTTAAGaacaaaaacaaacaaacgaaTGATCTTCTcgcgcgcattttttaaatttaaattaattgaaggcTCTATCAAAATATCCATATGGTATTACATAGAAATTCATGGAAATCTATATAGGAGagtatggatttatataagaaCCCATGGGTATTtggatttatataagaatccaTGGGTATTTAGATTTCTATATGGGAAATTCTATAGGAAATTGTGGACACCTGAATTCCCATGGAAAATCTTCGTAAAAATCCCCATAAAAATACATACTaaattcccatatggattaGACATGATGtggttttttataaaacccatataaaaatctatatcaaAACCTATACTGGGTTTCTATAGGAAACCATAAGAATCTAAACTGAATTtccatatggatttttttaaaagggCGGCAATTAATCcaatgatacaaaatttaatcagttcGTTTTATCAGACGAAATTCTCCTCATTCtctcaacaataaattttacacccaactatttttattaccaaccataatttaatttaataaacttttttttaattaaattaaggaTTACTCAATTACCCAACgttttttacaaaacttttttagtaacataaaaaaatattctaataaaaaacagtctccataaattaataattaataagctcTTATTAACGGatataaactaattaaatttaattcaataaaaaattatgaagatttatatttaaaataaatcttgacTTTATACTATGACTTGACATGTAATTGGTATTTGTACCTAGATATttgtaagtatatatatttttacacacatgtatatacatctatacatATTTCCAGTTCAGTTGTCAGTGTAAGTTGGACAGTGAACAGTAACAAAGTGAGAGCGTAAATTGGAGCAACACGACCCGacaatttcatatattaactGTTCATATATCACGTGTTATATTCAACAGCGATCGATATACACTAATTTGGTTATTCATGTTGTTATTATAACACACAATGTCATCACAtccacacatatatatttaatataatgacatataagtattatatttaatgattcaTATCATCGgttattcatttttcttcatgtgtcatttttttacctcaaaaattattatttttttttaatgactcattttatttaatagtttatttttgtaacgtaaatattttaaattaaaaaaaatattacgtcacaaaaaaaatttttgtcaagtataaaaattaagtcgtatttaaaactttgtttttgccaaaattttatgtaatttctaaaaaaaactattaaagtATATACGtatagtatatatgtataaatataaataaacaaatatcaaTACCTTGTTGTTAGACATCCCCATACCTTGTAATTACAGAAGGCAATTCAACCTTGACAGGTAATCGTAATTtatgcattttatttataataaataataaaacaaattattaaatatatataaatatatacactaaGACACTCACTGTGCAGTGCGATAAattactgcaaaaaaaaaagtaaaataaaaaataataatagtaacaaaaaaattattaattataatcaacaCGTTTTTAGTGCGTGCGCAATCATgtgatttatgaaaaatgataaagcACTGacgatatatattattaataaataaatatatatatgaataaattaattattcagttagtaattatacattttttaacacaaCAACTAACCAactgcaattaaataaaaaccaattaattttttgaaaatacagACACTTGGATCGCAATTCGGAAGCTGATCTATGACGCAAACTCACAGAAGTTAATcactgacatttttttattttttttaataaccgtTAATTTATAGCGACATTTCAACACTgatattttatcttaatatacatacatacatactatgtatatttatatattttttttttagtaataagaataattagcagtaaataattgagtaaatttttgtaaataaaataaatggcaCTGTATTATTTAGGAGTTTAAATATGGCTGCTAAAGTCCGAGGGTGCcagacaaaattatttacaactttaaatatacatataaaatatatacatatacatatatagatatatattgcAACTATTTTTCTCTAGTTATTCCACAAGACAATTTACTACCATTTACAATAAACTAGTCTAGTAAAatgtaaatgtttatttttaaatcattgctgccaatttaaaaaaaatgttcccACGTTCTGCGCAAGtcacgttttatttatattcccTAGAATGAgcggtaaattttgaaaatttaaattatacatttttgtattttatttctaataattaatattattattgatatatattaatatatatatatatatatatatatatatatatatatatatatatatatatatatatatatatatatatatatatatatatatatatatatatatatatatataaatatatatatatatatatatatatatatatatatatatatatatatataattacctCAGTAAAGCTTTT encodes the following:
- the LOC103575346 gene encoding phosphatidylcholine:ceramide cholinephosphotransferase 2 isoform X1, whose protein sequence is MRTKVYLTPVHKFACKIRYNKNNKNNECIEIKTMCCPQQCACPHTWMVLDHKATSLHSDYGSFDRPLSSNSEQNHDRDIEVAVDGSTSGMAQSSDVYQRQPLLPGAPAKSKDRWGAVGSSADYYEDDNDKIDNISHTRHTSGIQNGSGIVKIDIPPPLREEPRFPKEKWKTVFAFLFMVFNFILTTTSLAMLHERVPDRSVDPLPDIVLDNIEAQNWALDVSEILIIIISNSAALLVIFHKHRFIVVRRIFILMGLLYMMRSITFYVTVLPMSSKTYYCSPKLNHTTPLIITKRVLQLISGFGLSINGKHTYCGDFIFSGHTVVLVLSYLIIKEYSPKRCQPIHWIAGITAFLGVIMVLIAHCHYTVDVIIAYWVTTRLWYIYHTLANNAQLKQYGPNNFLARLWWFPLFRYFEKNVGATVPRQYDWPLPWPRRFLAKHPNRDS
- the LOC103575346 gene encoding phosphatidylcholine:ceramide cholinephosphotransferase 2 isoform X4, with amino-acid sequence MHKLRLPVKVELPSVITRMVLDHKATSLHSDYGSFDRPLSSNSEQNHDRDIEVAVDGSTSGMAQSSDVYQRQPLLPGAPAKSKDRWGAVGSSADYYEDDNDKIDNISHTRHTSGIQNGSGIVKIDIPPPLREEPRFPKEKWKTVFAFLFMVFNFILTTTSLAMLHERVPDRSVDPLPDIVLDNIEAQNWALDVSEILIIIISNSAALLVIFHKHRFIVVRRIFILMGLLYMMRSITFYVTVLPMSSKTYYCSPKLNHTTPLIITKRVLQLISGFGLSINGKHTYCGDFIFSGHTVVLVLSYLIIKEYSPKRCQPIHWIAGITAFLGVIMVLIAHCHYTVDVIIAYWVTTRLWYIYHTLANNAQLKQYGPNNFLARLWWFPLFRYFEKNVGATVPRQYDWPLPWPRRFLAKHPNRDS
- the LOC103575346 gene encoding phosphatidylcholine:ceramide cholinephosphotransferase 2 isoform X7, whose amino-acid sequence is MVLDHKATSLHSDYGSFDRPLSSNSEQNHDRDIEVAVDGSTSGMAQSSDVYQRQPLLPGAPAKSKDRWGAVGSSADYYEDDNDKIDNISHTRHTSGIQNGSGIVKIDIPPPLREEPRFPKEKWKTVFAFLFMVFNFILTTTSLAMLHERVPDRSVDPLPDIVLDNIEAQNWALDVSEILIIIISNSAALLVIFHKHRFIVVRRIFILMGLLYMMRSITFYVTVLPMSSKTYYCSPKLNHTTPLIITKRVLQLISGFGLSINGKHTYCGDFIFSGHTVVLVLSYLIIKEYSPKRCQPIHWIAGITAFLGVIMVLIAHCHYTVDVIIAYWVTTRLWYIYHTLANNAQLKQYGPNNFLARLWWFPLFRYFEKNVGATVPRQYDWPLPWPRRFLAKHPNRDS
- the LOC103575346 gene encoding phosphatidylcholine:ceramide cholinephosphotransferase 2 isoform X5, which gives rise to MQREQAILVADPMVLDHKATSLHSDYGSFDRPLSSNSEQNHDRDIEVAVDGSTSGMAQSSDVYQRQPLLPGAPAKSKDRWGAVGSSADYYEDDNDKIDNISHTRHTSGIQNGSGIVKIDIPPPLREEPRFPKEKWKTVFAFLFMVFNFILTTTSLAMLHERVPDRSVDPLPDIVLDNIEAQNWALDVSEILIIIISNSAALLVIFHKHRFIVVRRIFILMGLLYMMRSITFYVTVLPMSSKTYYCSPKLNHTTPLIITKRVLQLISGFGLSINGKHTYCGDFIFSGHTVVLVLSYLIIKEYSPKRCQPIHWIAGITAFLGVIMVLIAHCHYTVDVIIAYWVTTRLWYIYHTLANNAQLKQYGPNNFLARLWWFPLFRYFEKNVGATVPRQYDWPLPWPRRFLAKHPNRDS
- the LOC103575346 gene encoding phosphatidylcholine:ceramide cholinephosphotransferase 2 isoform X3, with product MGTQIRNTFKIFEDDKEVLLMVLDHKATSLHSDYGSFDRPLSSNSEQNHDRDIEVAVDGSTSGMAQSSDVYQRQPLLPGAPAKSKDRWGAVGSSADYYEDDNDKIDNISHTRHTSGIQNGSGIVKIDIPPPLREEPRFPKEKWKTVFAFLFMVFNFILTTTSLAMLHERVPDRSVDPLPDIVLDNIEAQNWALDVSEILIIIISNSAALLVIFHKHRFIVVRRIFILMGLLYMMRSITFYVTVLPMSSKTYYCSPKLNHTTPLIITKRVLQLISGFGLSINGKHTYCGDFIFSGHTVVLVLSYLIIKEYSPKRCQPIHWIAGITAFLGVIMVLIAHCHYTVDVIIAYWVTTRLWYIYHTLANNAQLKQYGPNNFLARLWWFPLFRYFEKNVGATVPRQYDWPLPWPRRFLAKHPNRDS